A region of Oceanicoccus sp. KOV_DT_Chl DNA encodes the following proteins:
- a CDS encoding TonB-dependent receptor plug domain-containing protein, translating to MKRSFSRQLSVPHRFLNSAVVIPAIFSVFYVAPVFAQDSKGGFAIEEVVVTARKREESMQEVPVAVSAFSAEGLKSLGITNVKDMEGIVPGLNMGGGGNGAKGDASPYIRGIGQRETKVTVDSAVATYLDGIYLSRSAGSTLDALDVQSMQVLRAHRVLYLAKILPAAPL from the coding sequence ATGAAGCGGTCTTTTAGCCGGCAGCTGTCGGTCCCTCATCGTTTTTTAAATTCAGCAGTTGTTATCCCAGCTATCTTCTCGGTTTTTTATGTTGCGCCTGTATTTGCACAGGACTCCAAGGGAGGGTTTGCAATCGAAGAAGTGGTTGTAACCGCTCGTAAACGAGAGGAATCCATGCAAGAGGTTCCTGTGGCGGTGTCGGCTTTTTCTGCAGAGGGTTTGAAATCATTAGGTATTACCAATGTTAAGGATATGGAAGGCATCGTGCCAGGCTTGAATATGGGTGGCGGTGGTAATGGCGCCAAAGGCGATGCAAGTCCTTATATTCGGGGTATCGGTCAGCGAGAAACAAAAGTCACAGTTGATAGTGCCGTTGCTACTTATCTTGACGGCATCTACTTGTCGCGTTCGGCGGGCTCAACTTTGGACGCGCTTGATGTGCAAAGTATGCAAGTGTTACGGGCCCACAGGGTACTTTATTTGGCAAAAATACTACCGGCGGCGCCATTGTAA
- a CDS encoding TonB-dependent receptor — translation MGGHLDVTYGNYGRQNARATVNIPLIDNTLYTRVTLASTRRDGLYENVIDGTAWNDEDRLAGIVQVRWDASEDLVADLLVSATKTRQTPRGQKCEFFGPEFGFNGKAPLEAIYDSEAAVTAQQECENSGINLELDEFRSELNAQSDIFEQGRYEVDTNLAGLTLSWGLGEALGFEDLNIKSITGFRRTQLSADEDLDGSSAGLTGRVAPEDNVTDQYSQEFQFIGTAMDGRMNVTLGLYAFQEKTDDDWLQSYAGLVEGSSQPNSLLLAQSQLTERKTENEAWAVFSQVGFDITENLELTLGLRYTDETRRTDYQEAEVYLPSIGNGDFCPGGGCSTKIGSGQLHLFSASGFTPFNSWQYGFDANANGNLELRELGNFGQDSAERSDDDWTPSVSLKYLVDDGLRDLLSIDDGMIFFTYSEGFRSGGVVVANGDFDNNGLKDMSQFEPEYVKNYEIGLKLEAFDKTLRANFATFFTDYEDIQVTAIVPDRIGIPLPAVENAGKAEIKGAEAEITYVPFDSLRFTTSIAYTDGDYLEYSVDTADLVGNVTVVDRSDEPMPRIAPWTAFLAVDYFIFTDNWGTFAPSVNVRYTDKIYGGFDRAGFLVADEVTSPETHFVDVRLTWSLPDDRTTIAFWGKNVENNDDYTNGGVPLISVNRSTGTVYADPRTYGVDISYVFGD, via the coding sequence TTGGGTGGTCATCTGGATGTCACTTACGGAAATTATGGTCGTCAAAATGCCAGAGCGACCGTAAATATTCCTTTAATTGATAATACGTTATATACCCGCGTTACCTTGGCAAGTACTCGCCGTGATGGTTTATATGAAAACGTCATTGATGGCACCGCCTGGAATGATGAAGACCGTCTTGCCGGTATCGTTCAAGTGCGCTGGGATGCGTCTGAGGATTTGGTCGCTGACTTATTGGTCTCTGCTACCAAGACCAGACAGACTCCTCGCGGTCAGAAGTGTGAGTTTTTTGGTCCGGAATTTGGCTTTAATGGTAAGGCGCCCCTTGAGGCTATTTACGATTCCGAGGCTGCTGTTACAGCTCAACAAGAATGTGAGAATAGCGGTATAAATTTAGAGTTGGACGAATTTCGTAGTGAGCTTAATGCGCAGTCAGATATTTTTGAACAGGGGCGCTATGAAGTTGATACTAATTTGGCAGGCTTAACGTTGTCCTGGGGTCTGGGAGAAGCTTTAGGCTTTGAAGACTTGAACATTAAAAGTATTACGGGTTTTCGCCGTACTCAGTTGAGTGCTGATGAAGATCTAGATGGAAGCTCTGCAGGTCTTACAGGCAGGGTTGCCCCTGAGGATAATGTTACTGATCAGTACAGCCAGGAGTTTCAATTTATTGGTACTGCCATGGATGGTCGAATGAATGTGACCTTGGGTCTTTATGCTTTTCAGGAAAAAACGGACGATGATTGGTTGCAATCGTATGCTGGGCTGGTTGAAGGTTCATCACAGCCAAATAGCTTGTTGTTAGCACAGTCGCAATTAACGGAGCGTAAAACTGAAAATGAAGCCTGGGCCGTTTTTTCTCAAGTCGGTTTTGATATTACTGAAAATCTTGAATTAACACTGGGCCTTCGTTACACCGATGAAACCCGACGTACCGATTATCAGGAAGCAGAAGTTTATTTACCGAGTATTGGTAATGGGGATTTTTGTCCCGGAGGCGGCTGCAGTACCAAAATTGGCTCAGGACAGCTACATCTGTTTTCGGCATCTGGCTTCACGCCTTTCAATAGCTGGCAGTATGGCTTTGATGCTAACGCCAATGGAAATTTAGAGCTACGTGAATTGGGGAATTTTGGTCAGGACAGTGCCGAGCGTTCAGATGACGATTGGACGCCAAGTGTGAGTTTGAAATATCTGGTAGATGACGGCCTTCGAGATCTCTTGTCAATCGATGATGGAATGATTTTCTTCACCTATAGCGAAGGCTTTCGTTCAGGCGGTGTTGTGGTTGCCAATGGTGATTTCGACAATAATGGCCTGAAAGATATGAGCCAGTTTGAGCCAGAGTATGTAAAGAACTATGAAATAGGTCTCAAGCTTGAAGCATTTGATAAGACCTTGCGTGCAAACTTCGCAACGTTTTTTACTGACTATGAGGATATTCAAGTAACGGCTATTGTGCCCGACCGTATCGGTATTCCTTTGCCTGCAGTTGAAAATGCCGGTAAGGCAGAAATTAAAGGTGCCGAGGCAGAGATTACTTATGTGCCTTTTGATAGCTTGCGTTTTACCACCAGTATTGCCTATACAGATGGCGATTATTTAGAGTACTCCGTTGATACGGCTGACTTGGTTGGCAATGTAACCGTTGTTGATCGGTCTGATGAGCCTATGCCACGTATAGCGCCCTGGACTGCATTTTTGGCAGTGGACTATTTCATATTTACAGATAACTGGGGGACGTTTGCGCCGTCAGTAAATGTTCGCTACACCGATAAAATTTATGGCGGTTTCGATCGTGCAGGGTTTTTAGTGGCTGATGAGGTTACCTCACCGGAGACTCACTTTGTTGATGTGCGCTTAACATGGAGTTTGCCAGACGATCGCACGACTATTGCATTTTGGGGTAAAAATGTAGAGAACAACGATGATTACACTAATGGTGGTGTGCCACTAATTAGTGTTAACAGAAGCACTGGTACCGTTTATGCGGACCCTCGCACTTATGGTGTCGATATTTCTTATGTATTTGGTGATTAA
- a CDS encoding S8 family serine peptidase: MKIKYQCILHAVSVITALLLSQPGVSFAAGSAERLTKAPEYERLIEIAQQRNKVRVIVTHEDSFGPLPAKARFKPIRDRILSKLIQKEIAPLREFRNYRGGVYSVNAAELDELIATEGIDRIFEDTLLSPALVQSRALISADVSHNYQLKGNGAIVAILDTGIDGNHSAFSGRMITEACFSTNFTDYQASNLCPNGGSQPNRQITQYGTGAAALTKCTDVDCSHGTHVAGIAAGSDGSVTGIAPEAGIIAIQIFSRFATETDCGVGKAPCILSFSSDTFSALEYLADLVDGTSANYNIAAVNMSFSGGSYASACDTDTYYASALNTLSNLGVALVAASGNNSKLDKIGSPACVSSVFAVGSVRDTNDAVSSWSNTEATLLDILAPGQGIRSALPNAGYGGKSGTSMAAPHVAGAFALLKAHNNSLDLATMKSLLITHSVAITDTRPNPAQIHPRLDLGLVTQFLAQPEDLPEVSIFNPIDGGITNADQPPINLIAEAGDLQDGDLSAAIKWSSDIDGAITSPASLSLGTHTITANVTDSTGFIATDSVTMKVANGPVVSIISPTNNAEFLESDVLTLMANSYDPEDGDLSTNTQWFSNLDSNLGTGSAININLSAGQHTITATVTDSDGATPTITPSIQLNILADSDMDGMADTWEALYGIDSPGEDLDSDGLTNLEEYSNGSNPADAAPTVVINTPQTAAAFDTLTKIYFSATANDIEDGDLGSNVQWLSDVDGALGMGASINASLSNGIHTISALVTDSQGAFPVNKASITLNVTIGMAGDVNGDHVVDLADLLIMQQYLTGDALLDTAAINRGDLYPVTGDDRLDVADLLLLQQILLNAQP, encoded by the coding sequence ATGAAAATCAAGTACCAATGTATTCTTCATGCGGTTTCGGTCATTACCGCGCTGCTGCTCTCCCAACCTGGAGTTAGCTTCGCCGCGGGTTCGGCTGAGCGCCTTACTAAAGCCCCTGAGTATGAGCGGCTGATAGAGATTGCGCAGCAACGCAACAAGGTCAGAGTCATTGTGACTCATGAGGATAGTTTCGGACCGCTACCCGCAAAGGCTCGATTTAAACCCATACGTGACCGAATCCTTAGCAAACTTATACAGAAAGAAATTGCCCCTTTACGTGAGTTCAGAAATTATCGCGGCGGTGTCTATTCGGTTAATGCCGCAGAATTAGACGAGTTAATAGCTACCGAGGGTATCGACCGTATCTTTGAAGACACCTTGCTATCACCTGCGTTAGTCCAATCCCGAGCGCTAATCAGCGCTGATGTGTCCCATAATTATCAACTGAAAGGCAATGGCGCGATTGTTGCCATTCTGGATACCGGTATTGATGGCAACCATTCCGCTTTTAGTGGCCGAATGATCACTGAAGCCTGCTTTTCTACTAACTTCACTGATTATCAAGCAAGCAACCTGTGCCCCAATGGCGGCTCTCAGCCTAACCGACAAATCACCCAATATGGCACTGGCGCTGCAGCACTGACTAAATGCACCGATGTCGATTGTTCCCATGGTACCCATGTCGCCGGGATTGCCGCCGGTAGCGATGGGTCCGTTACCGGGATTGCCCCAGAAGCCGGTATCATTGCCATTCAAATTTTTAGTCGCTTTGCCACAGAAACTGACTGCGGTGTTGGCAAAGCCCCCTGTATCCTTTCCTTCTCGTCTGATACCTTTTCAGCGCTGGAGTATCTGGCTGATCTAGTCGATGGCACTAGTGCCAATTACAATATTGCAGCAGTTAATATGAGCTTTAGTGGCGGCAGCTATGCCAGCGCTTGTGATACCGATACTTACTATGCTTCGGCCCTCAACACGCTAAGCAATTTAGGCGTAGCTTTGGTGGCGGCTTCAGGAAATAACTCAAAACTCGACAAAATTGGTAGCCCTGCCTGTGTCAGCAGTGTATTTGCTGTTGGCAGTGTTCGTGACACGAATGATGCAGTGAGCAGTTGGTCCAACACGGAAGCAACGCTACTGGATATTCTCGCCCCCGGCCAAGGGATCCGCTCTGCGCTACCCAACGCTGGCTATGGGGGTAAAAGCGGAACGTCTATGGCGGCACCGCATGTGGCTGGTGCTTTTGCGCTATTAAAAGCGCACAACAATAGTCTTGATCTGGCCACCATGAAAAGCTTACTCATTACACATAGTGTGGCAATTACGGATACCCGTCCCAACCCCGCCCAAATTCACCCTCGGTTAGACTTGGGTCTGGTCACCCAGTTTTTAGCCCAGCCTGAGGATCTTCCAGAAGTCTCAATCTTCAACCCTATAGACGGTGGCATCACTAATGCCGACCAACCCCCTATCAATCTAATAGCTGAGGCAGGCGACCTTCAAGATGGGGATTTATCAGCGGCGATAAAATGGTCTTCAGATATTGACGGGGCAATCACATCACCCGCGTCTCTGTCACTCGGCACTCATACCATTACCGCCAATGTTACCGATAGTACTGGTTTTATCGCTACTGATAGTGTCACCATGAAGGTAGCTAATGGCCCCGTTGTTAGCATTATTTCACCTACAAATAATGCTGAATTTCTCGAAAGCGATGTGCTGACATTAATGGCTAATAGCTATGATCCCGAAGATGGCGATTTGTCGACGAATACGCAGTGGTTTTCTAACCTGGATAGCAACCTCGGAACCGGAAGCGCTATCAATATCAACTTAAGTGCAGGACAACATACCATCACAGCAACTGTTACTGATAGTGATGGTGCTACCCCGACTATAACACCCTCGATCCAGCTTAATATTCTTGCGGATAGTGATATGGATGGTATGGCAGACACCTGGGAAGCGTTATACGGAATTGATAGTCCCGGTGAAGACCTGGATAGTGACGGTCTTACTAATCTCGAAGAATATAGCAACGGCAGCAATCCGGCGGATGCAGCACCAACGGTTGTGATTAATACCCCTCAAACTGCCGCAGCTTTTGATACTTTGACCAAAATTTATTTTTCCGCCACTGCCAATGATATTGAAGATGGCGATCTTGGTAGTAATGTTCAGTGGCTATCAGATGTGGATGGCGCTCTCGGAATGGGAGCATCTATTAACGCCTCTCTTAGCAATGGTATTCATACTATTAGCGCATTAGTAACTGATAGCCAGGGAGCTTTCCCTGTGAATAAAGCATCGATTACATTGAACGTTACCATAGGCATGGCCGGCGATGTTAATGGCGATCACGTTGTTGACCTGGCAGATTTGTTAATCATGCAACAATACTTAACTGGTGACGCCTTGCTGGATACAGCAGCCATTAATCGCGGTGATTTATATCCCGTTACCGGCGATGATCGACTGGATGTTGCTGATTTACTGTTGCTACAACAAATACTGCTTAACGCTCAGCCATAG
- a CDS encoding polysaccharide biosynthesis/export family protein, whose protein sequence is MKMNNGLIRTLACLVGLVLSANVLAESSYKINPGDILRVDVWNEESLTREIAVQPDGYISFPLAGSIKVGGNTSPAAEAAIAEALGKYLKDTPTVTVAVQQLLGNKIYVLGKVNRPGEYPINRPTDVMQALAMGGGLNAFAAENSINVLRRISTGEQIAIPFEYAEVKSGDELQTNIVLQSGDIVVVP, encoded by the coding sequence ATGAAAATGAATAATGGTTTAATTCGTACGCTGGCCTGCCTGGTTGGCTTAGTACTTTCAGCGAATGTATTGGCTGAATCCTCATACAAAATAAATCCCGGCGACATATTGCGTGTTGATGTCTGGAATGAAGAAAGTTTGACCCGGGAGATAGCCGTGCAGCCCGATGGATATATCAGCTTTCCCTTGGCTGGCTCAATAAAAGTTGGTGGCAATACCAGCCCTGCTGCTGAAGCAGCTATCGCCGAAGCTTTAGGTAAATACTTAAAAGATACGCCAACAGTAACCGTGGCAGTACAGCAGCTATTAGGCAATAAAATTTATGTGCTGGGTAAAGTAAATCGCCCTGGTGAATACCCGATAAATCGCCCGACCGATGTGATGCAGGCGTTAGCAATGGGCGGTGGTTTAAATGCTTTTGCAGCAGAGAACAGCATCAATGTGCTGCGTCGTATTAGCACCGGTGAACAAATTGCCATTCCCTTTGAATATGCCGAAGTAAAAAGTGGTGATGAACTGCAAACCAATATAGTGCTGCAAAGCGGTGATATTGTCGTCGTGCCGTAG
- a CDS encoding GNVR domain-containing protein, translated as MNMAVEFEEETKGLEEYIGAFKRRKKEFLIPSSVIFFIALFAAMMWPSTYQSSATILIEEQQIPKDLVSSTVTSFAAQQIEVIKARIMTMQNIMGLVDKYNLHTSDELQATARSEIVARFVEDVGLDVLSAGVLDPRTGRPTEATIAFTLSYKHKDPAKAQKVASELVNLYLNENLKDRAEKSSSTSVFLTEEGKTLEAELAALETELAEFKLKNEGSLPELYQYNLQVIERTEREMLDVSLRLKELTKRKLDIESQLVQLSPYAPTVMPDGQQVLSDYDRLKSLKSAYRQKVAVYSEEHPDVIRLAREIEVLEKVLGISLSQEELEEQLRIEKNILSELQQQYTGTHPKVVAQQRVVDDLVLSKSDALEKGEAANSKDNPDNPAYVLMDTQLKSVVVEMQILNENKLELAEKLKRYEDHILKAPMVEKTYIALQRDYANATAKYQEINAKQRAAELGKNLEQGRKGERFTLIDPPALPEEPVSPNRPVIIFLGFIFSVGVGLGTVIVLEALSPAIRGRDALAVIMGAQPLAVVPYMSNDETDGHKASKWYKLIALAIVVISIVMLAFHFLVKPLDVTWFMILRAAGLS; from the coding sequence ATGAACATGGCAGTAGAATTTGAAGAAGAAACTAAAGGCCTGGAAGAATACATTGGGGCATTTAAGCGTCGTAAAAAAGAATTTCTAATACCGTCGAGTGTAATATTCTTTATTGCGCTGTTTGCCGCCATGATGTGGCCTTCAACTTATCAGTCAAGTGCTACCATCTTAATTGAAGAGCAACAGATTCCTAAGGATTTAGTAAGCTCTACTGTTACTAGTTTTGCTGCGCAGCAAATAGAAGTTATTAAAGCCCGAATTATGACTATGCAAAATATAATGGGCTTAGTAGATAAATATAACTTACATACAAGTGATGAATTGCAAGCCACCGCAAGAAGTGAGATTGTGGCTAGATTTGTTGAAGATGTCGGGCTTGATGTACTGAGTGCGGGAGTGCTGGATCCAAGAACAGGTCGGCCAACAGAGGCAACAATTGCGTTTACTCTATCCTATAAGCATAAAGATCCAGCCAAGGCGCAAAAAGTAGCTAGTGAGTTGGTTAACTTATATTTAAACGAAAATCTAAAAGATAGGGCAGAAAAATCTTCTAGTACGTCCGTATTTTTAACGGAGGAAGGCAAGACTTTAGAAGCAGAGTTGGCAGCTTTAGAGACAGAATTGGCAGAATTTAAGCTGAAGAACGAAGGAAGCTTACCTGAACTTTATCAATACAACTTGCAGGTAATAGAGCGTACGGAGCGGGAGATGCTAGATGTGTCTCTGCGATTAAAAGAATTAACAAAGCGCAAGCTGGATATTGAATCTCAGCTAGTTCAGTTAAGTCCTTATGCGCCGACAGTAATGCCGGATGGGCAGCAGGTTTTGAGTGACTATGACCGGCTTAAATCATTAAAGTCAGCATATCGTCAAAAAGTTGCGGTCTATAGCGAAGAGCACCCTGATGTAATTCGGCTTGCGCGTGAAATTGAAGTTTTAGAGAAAGTGTTAGGAATAAGTCTAAGTCAGGAAGAGCTTGAAGAGCAGCTGCGGATAGAGAAGAATATTTTAAGTGAGTTGCAGCAACAGTATACGGGGACTCACCCTAAAGTAGTTGCCCAACAAAGAGTTGTGGATGATTTGGTTTTGAGCAAGTCTGATGCTCTTGAAAAAGGTGAGGCCGCGAATAGCAAAGACAATCCGGATAACCCCGCTTATGTGTTGATGGATACACAGCTTAAATCGGTCGTCGTTGAAATGCAGATACTGAATGAAAATAAACTAGAGCTTGCGGAAAAGCTAAAACGATATGAAGATCATATTCTAAAAGCTCCGATGGTAGAAAAGACTTATATTGCCTTGCAGCGTGATTATGCAAATGCAACGGCAAAATATCAGGAAATTAATGCCAAGCAGCGGGCTGCAGAATTAGGGAAAAATCTGGAACAAGGTCGAAAAGGTGAGCGTTTTACTTTGATTGACCCCCCGGCCTTGCCAGAGGAGCCAGTAAGCCCCAACCGTCCGGTCATTATTTTTCTGGGTTTTATTTTTTCTGTAGGTGTAGGTCTAGGTACCGTGATTGTATTAGAGGCATTATCACCTGCTATTCGGGGGAGAGATGCGTTGGCTGTCATAATGGGAGCGCAACCATTAGCAGTTGTGCCCTATATGAGTAATGATGAAACTGATGGTCATAAAGCGTCAAAGTGGTACAAATTAATAGCATTGGCTATCGTAGTAATATCTATAGTTATGTTGGCTTTTCATTTTTTAGTGAAACCATTAGATGTTACTTGGTTTATGATATTAAGAGCTGCTGGCTTAAGTTAA
- a CDS encoding CpsD/CapB family tyrosine-protein kinase, with protein MDYIQQAIDKAREERQGNIGKKSNVESTGNVKADSGAIVDEGVPSINYTTTRQVKLSGAVLRRNHIMAGFQHEKEAEVYRQLRTQVLQKVRANNWKTLAVTSPNESAGKTTTAVNLAISLSKEANQTVLLVDLDLGNPSIHKVLGFDVEGGLVDHLNDEKNIVELLVNPGLERLVILPSNQDERYSSEILSTPKMQSLLKDLTSRYESRIIIFDIPSLLVNDDALIFTPYLDATLLVVEDGVTTSQELEQSLQMLQGTNILGTVLNKAAHL; from the coding sequence ATGGACTATATACAGCAAGCAATAGATAAAGCTAGAGAAGAGCGACAGGGGAATATTGGTAAAAAATCCAATGTTGAGTCAACTGGTAATGTGAAAGCGGATAGTGGGGCTATTGTCGATGAAGGTGTCCCTTCAATTAATTACACTACTACTCGTCAAGTTAAGCTTTCAGGCGCTGTGCTCAGACGTAATCATATTATGGCAGGTTTTCAGCATGAAAAAGAAGCGGAAGTTTACCGGCAACTAAGAACTCAAGTATTACAAAAAGTACGGGCTAATAATTGGAAAACCTTAGCAGTGACTAGCCCAAATGAGTCTGCAGGTAAAACAACCACTGCGGTAAACTTGGCGATATCTTTATCAAAAGAAGCTAATCAAACGGTATTGTTAGTAGATCTTGATCTCGGTAATCCTAGTATCCATAAAGTTTTAGGCTTTGATGTTGAGGGTGGGCTGGTCGATCATCTGAATGATGAGAAAAATATTGTTGAGCTATTAGTTAATCCAGGCCTCGAGCGTTTAGTAATTTTGCCGAGTAATCAAGACGAGCGTTATAGCTCAGAGATATTATCTACACCAAAAATGCAATCATTGTTAAAAGATTTAACTTCACGTTATGAGTCTCGTATTATTATTTTTGATATTCCTTCATTGTTGGTTAATGATGATGCGCTTATTTTTACTCCGTACTTAGATGCGACATTGCTTGTAGTTGAAGACGGTGTTACGACTAGTCAAGAGTTAGAGCAGAGCTTGCAAATGCTGCAAGGAACTAACATATTAGGTACCGTTTTAAATAAAGCCGCTCATTTATAG
- a CDS encoding ExeA family protein, which produces MYKKHFGLKDKPFNLIPDPDYLYLSAKHRTALSLLEYGLLETAAGLSVISGEVGSGKTTLIRKLMRRIDHGQLTVGLINNTSLFQNDLMSWVASTFGLQHEGMDKIQVFREFQKFLIAEYAQGKRTVLIVDEAQNLGGSALEELRMLTNINADRDQLLQIIIVGQPELLEVLQRQEYAQIAQRVSVEYHLGPLDLEEIHGYIRHRLQVAGASGDIFEDDAINAIYFFTGGVPRLVNTHCDYALVHGYATGKLIIDMDVIIEVMKGRKIGGINRFVKDEAQAEAVRESILVSKGVDLATVLST; this is translated from the coding sequence ATGTATAAAAAACACTTTGGCTTAAAAGATAAACCATTTAATCTAATTCCAGATCCAGATTATCTGTATTTATCAGCAAAGCATCGTACTGCTTTAAGTCTGTTAGAGTATGGTCTATTAGAGACTGCGGCAGGTCTCAGTGTGATTAGTGGTGAAGTGGGTTCAGGAAAGACCACTCTAATTCGTAAATTGATGCGGCGTATAGATCACGGTCAATTAACTGTGGGTTTAATTAACAATACTAGTTTATTTCAAAATGATTTGATGTCTTGGGTGGCATCTACTTTTGGACTTCAGCATGAAGGGATGGACAAAATTCAAGTATTTCGTGAGTTTCAGAAATTCCTTATTGCTGAGTATGCACAAGGTAAAAGAACGGTGCTAATTGTAGATGAGGCTCAAAATCTTGGTGGGAGCGCGTTAGAAGAATTAAGGATGCTAACAAATATTAATGCTGACAGAGATCAGTTGCTCCAGATCATTATTGTTGGCCAGCCGGAGTTATTAGAGGTTTTACAGAGACAGGAATATGCTCAAATTGCACAGCGTGTATCGGTTGAATATCATTTAGGCCCACTTGATTTAGAAGAGATTCATGGCTACATACGCCATCGACTACAGGTTGCGGGGGCAAGTGGTGATATATTTGAAGATGATGCTATAAATGCTATTTATTTTTTTACTGGAGGAGTGCCCAGATTAGTGAATACTCATTGTGATTATGCTTTGGTGCATGGGTATGCAACGGGTAAACTTATTATTGATATGGATGTTATTATAGAAGTGATGAAGGGGCGAAAAATTGGTGGTATTAATCGTTTTGTGAAAGATGAGGCACAAGCAGAAGCTGTGAGGGAATCAATTTTAGTTTCAAAGGGTGTTGATTTGGCCACTGTGTTATCTACATAA